Genomic segment of Saccharomycodes ludwigii strain NBRC 1722 chromosome VI, whole genome shotgun sequence:
TGTTGAGCATTGGTTTTATTTACTGGATCGtaattagtattattatgttCACTGGATTCATAATCTGTTATATCTGGTAGTAAGTAAACACAATCTACAAAAGATGAATTGTTCATTTCCACTTTGGTATGATTTTGTTGCTATGTGGTTcgttctttttctttttttgtttatttgtttaccTTTTACAAAGAACTAACAAatagttgaaaaaaaaaaaaaaaaggatagattttgttattgtaCAAGGTAAcattttattcattttcatttgttagaattgaattttatttattttaattgaaaCAAACACAAACATAAAAACAATCaagcaaaaataaacaaaataaacgTACTTTGTTACCCGAatacataaatatatatatatattatccaatatttttttctttttttttttggtcgtttttttttatagttaTTTTCTATATCTCACTAATTGTAAAAAGTGGCAAAACACATCttaattatattactaACAATCgtaaagagaaaaaagaaagataatcaacataaaaaaaaaatatatatatataacttaaatacaaaaagcTTACAATGTTTTTAACACGTAGTGAATATGATCGTGGTGTTAGCACTTTTTCTCCAGAAGGTAGACTTTTTCAAGTTGAATATTCTTTAGAAGCTATTAAATTGGGTTCAACTGCAATTGGAATTACCACTAGTGAGGGTATAGTTTTAGGTGTTGAAAAAAGGGTTACATCCCCATTATTGGAAAGTTCCAGTATTGAAAAGATAATGGAGGTTGATAGACATATTGGTTGCGCCATGAGTGGGCTAACAGCAGATGCTCGTTCAATGATTGAGCACGCAAGAGTAAGCGCTGTAACTCATAATTTATACTATGATGAAGATATACCTGTCGAATCACTAACGCAGTCTGTTTGTGATCTAGCATTACGATTTGGTGAAGGTGCTTCTGGTGAGGAAAGGTTAATGAGTAGGCCATTTGGCGTTGCTTTATTAATTGCAGGATTTGATAAAGATGCTGGGTATCAATTGTATCACGCTGAACCCTCTGGTACTTTCTACCGTTACAATGCCAAAGCTATAGGGTCTGGTAATGAAGGTGCTCAATCAGAATTGCAAAATGAATATCACTCATCTTTGACTTTGAAAGAAGCTGAAGTCTtggttttgaaaattttaaaacaagttATGGAGGAAAAATTAGATGAACATAATACTCAATTAAGTTCTGtcacaaaagaaaatgggTTCAGGGTTTACACTGACGAGGAAactaaaaaagttattgagGTTTTAAAAGAACAAGAGCAACAACAAGAGCAAGAAAGAAACGACAATGAAGGAGATGTTGAGATGAACTAGGTTATATATAGTAATGGGAGAAGGACCAGAAGGAAAGAAGCTtataatacttttttttttttaattattgtcCGTAttaatgtttatatatatatatacaaagttatatattattgtcCACCAGTATATCTATTAGTAAATAGCAAAACAACTATCAAAACATAAACACACGGATATATCATAACAGATCTTCGTATTCAGGGAATTCCTTAAttttactattaaaaaacttttctagTTTGTTAgcatatttaaaatatgacGTATTTTCACCATTATAAGCTCTAcagttattaaaaatcaaTCTTGCGTCGTAAATGAATTCTTCCATTTTCCCGTACCTGTTAGCCTCCAATTTTGTCTCCATAGTACTTAGATCCATAGGCTCTTTAATAAACTCATAATAGTCATGCACTTCTTCCTTATTAACAGGTTGTAAAAATGGCCATGCTGCATTATGATTTTGAAGTTCagtcaaaatattttgcatTGCTGCGTAATGTGTACCCCTTTTAGGCCTTTTAGCTAATTCATCTATTTCAGGAGTCCACCCAGCTTCTTTTAAGCCTGGTATACTCAATGGGTCAATCGGCCTGATATTTTGCAAGTCTCTAAACTGTTTTAGACCTGGTCTAATTATATGACTCTTGGACTTAGTAcgtatcttttttttaatggcaGCCTCCTGCAATAAAAGAATCTTGGCTGCATCCAAATACCGCACCCTCGGTAGCATAGAACATTGCATCAAGGTACCACCCTCATAATCTTTAATATACCCCATCCATACTCTTCTATCTAACGTTATTTCTTTCGTAAACccttgttttttaaaataaccaATGGCATAATTATCCGCATAtgttagaaaatattttatggGGGATGTTGCTCTAACGTAATCTTTCAAATGATTCATTAGATGCGCACCATACCCTCTGACTTGTTCTGTGGAGCTGATCGCACAAAACACAATTTCTGCAAATTCCCTATCATTAAAGGGTTTATAGGTTATACCTCCAACAACCGTTAATGGCTTTCGTATGATAGCCATTGATAGATGACTCCTATCGTACACTAATCTTGCGATATATTCCTTAGGCATTTTAggtaattgtttttgaaaaatattttttaagcCCGTTAAAACCATCATATTTTCCTtagtattatcattgttgaCAACTCTGAATTCAATTAGTcccattttttcttcaattacACTAGACCTTTCCttatatttcaatttaatCCCATCAAACTCAAAAATAGTGATACCGTTTTCCCTATCAATCTCAATCTCATTCATATCTACTGTGTTATTTTCCTCTTTTAGGGAATCAACATTTTTGGCACCTTCTTTTTCGtccttttgttttttttcatctttcTTTGTGGGTGATATAACCAAGGGCCCATTCGCAATGGTACCTTCTCTTTCTGGTTCTATCTCcacttcttctttttcttcgtATCTTGGATCATCTAacatatctttttcttggggtgctatattttgttttttactTGGTgaactattattttttggtttgGAATTTAACTTAGAATTTTTATCGACGCTATTTTCCTCTAATACTTTTGCATATCCCTCAGAATTTTCAGTTTTCCTTTCGGCTTTCAAGTGCAAATCCACTGATGGAATAGTCGATGGTGACATTGATTCTTTCTGCACACGTTCTCCTTCTTTAGTTTCCTTCCCTTCTTCAGTATCTTGATCTTCATTTTTACCTTCCTCCTTGTGTTTTGGTACTTTTGCGGTTATTGCATGCTCGTTTTcgcttttaaatttttttttatttaaaataatcatatcAGAAACGGCATCATCTTGTTCGTTTTTCACCTGGACGGATGTTAAATTAGGGTTTTCTTTTAcattaaattttcttttaaatctAGCCATTTTAAATTACCCCTATACACGTAATACATAAAACAACCACTGcttcaaatatttaataattgtaGTTTTGAGTATGATTTTAGTGATAAAGAATGGCACTTGGAACTTTAAACTAATTGATAAAGTTGATTATGAGGTAACATTTAGATATAATTTCTCGGgaacataaaaaaataataaaaaaaatttaaaaaaaaatttaaaaaaaaattaaaaaagtaatcCGAAGACATTTTAGTCCGAATATGGTAATGGACATAAACAATTCCCTAACCGTGCCTGATGTCTTTTcgctaatttttttcaatattaaaaaaaagcaacAGCAAGTGCctctaaaatatttgttgtgTCACAAACGATAAAGTTCTCTATTTGAACATATTCAATAccaacattttttttgaattgtGTATTGGATGTATgcatatttaatattatagaaaaaaaatatatatatatatatgtatatataaagaagaGGGAcaagggaaaaaaataaacaaacaaacaagtaaataaaactggataaaatcaatacttttttaatcaatagtaacaaactcatcatcatcagaatcaccaaaattaattgattccaatttcttttccatttcCCTTTGAACATCAGCTAATCCTGATAATTCTTCCACTACCTTATAATTCTTCAACGCACTCAATACAAAATCCCACCCTCGCCTTTTGTATTCTTCAACAATTTCCAAACTACAAGCAGAACAACATTCATATGAAGGCGTGTGTAATTTAATCATCGAAAAATCGTTTAAAAATCCTCTAATTTGATGTTGGGGTTCACccaaaacatttttttgtagatAGGATACGAATAATTCAACTGCTAAAGATGATGCCATTAGTGCACATCCAGGTCTAGTCACAGTACACATTTGGTCCAAAGTTCTATCACTTAAACTGTCATTTGGTGCGACAACGTCgttacaaaaataacaaccCAGCTTATCTTCAAAATTTCCATGTCTCATAACCAAATAACTATTAAATCCAATAGCAgcgtttattattattttttcatgaCCTTTGTCTGTAAAAGATTTCCCCATAACAGTTGGCAACCATCTTGTTTCTCTCGAATCaaccaataaaaagattgcatcattttgttgaaaaagttgatataatttctcataatcttttttttgttttccttCGTTTGTGGGTGGATGGCCTATCATTGGGATATCCAGAACATATGATTCTGTGTTTAGCTGTgggaaaattttttttaaatttttagcTGCCGCTTCAGCCTTCCATTGGCCCACAtcttcaaaattaaataacgATTGTCTAACTGGATTTGAATGGGAAACCCTACCGTTATCGACAAACGTAAAATTACGAACTCCCCAACTTAACAACGTTCTAGCAACATAACAACCTAAAGTTCCTGCacctaataataaaacttttttactCTTGATAATATCCAAGTTTAAATCCGGTTCTATTCTCCATTTCATTAActttaaattcaaatctACACTTTGttcattcatttttaaCGGATCTAATAAGGTACTTAAATCTATGAATTTAGGACCAAGCTTACCTCTATTATTCCTCTCCCAACCTGTAACCTTTACTGCGGGTGGTGATTTTTTTCCATCATTGTCGATTGTATGCAACATTAAGTTTACatcatattttattatgttaCCGTTTCcactaataatttttagcTTCAGGGACTTTATATGAGGAGAGTTTTTATgcaataaagataaaacaGACTTTAAATAACTAGGTGGATATGTTATTTCACTAAGCGTGTTTCTTACGCATACAATCTTGGTTGACAAGGTGTTGCAAACTTCGttcatcaaaaaattttcacaGCCCTTTGTTTCCTCATCTTGTAAAAAGCACCAAACACTCGGATTTTCAATGATAAACTTTATGCATtcgtcatcatcttcaCAGCCCTTAAACACTTCTTTGCTTGTAATCTCAAAAGTCAATCCTTCAATTTGGAATACTGGGAATGCAACCCAATATAATAacgtatatttttttaaatccgcaaatgttattaaaacaaaactatTAATTATAAGTTGGATGTCATTCGTATTCCAAATGTTATCTATACAGTAGTGTTTTAAAAACTCTAATTTGTTTAAAGTTATAAATTCCTGTTCGGtgttaaaatttttcaaaacaccattcattttcaaatgATCTGACAAACCATGGTTACATTCTTCAAAATTGTTTGAATTTAGTGTTAGTATAGAACTAGTATCAGCAATATCACCGTTTAACGAAATATATTCATCAGatagttttaaattgttcaattttatttctcttAGCCTAGAATAGAAACTAGTTTCcataaaacatttaaaaccAGGGGTAAATTTGATTGTAGTCATTATTTGGGGAATAAAAATTACTTGATTTGAGAGCTTTATTGATTGATTaattggttatttttttttttccctttaaATTGATTAAATTAAGTGTCTTATTGCCGCCTGACTTccccttaaaaaaaaaaaaaaaaaaaaaaaattcaacagtgataaataatatcagCAACGTAGTGCCTTTCGTCTTAAAATAGGCTTAATGGTTTATACTCAAATtaacatttctttttaataaaaaaaaaaaagacatagaataatataaactataatttaaacatacacacacacacacaaacatatatatatatatatatttcttaaaaaatataacaaaaacacTCCTTTAATATacaataatagaaaaatataaaaaaaattaacaggaaaataataaatacaataCCCGcccaatattattaaacgTTTCCTGCTTTATCTTCCAAAGTCATTTCATCTAATTCATCTAATAATTCATCAATATCAATTTGTGGGGCATCTTCGTCTTCATCAACTTCAGTATCATCATGCGGAACAGCGCTTTGCGTATTTTGACTTTTATACAAATTGATGGTTTGTCTCATTTCTTGATCTTCTTCTAATTCTTGCAAGAACAATTCATAATCCTTTTCAGCACGCTCCATTTCttgattattttgttttgaagTGTAATCAACAGAAGCGTCAATTTCCTTGTGTTCTTTAGCcattcttttcaatttccAGTTTCTATTCTTCTTAGTCTTTCTAacatataattttttaaccaaAACAACATCAGGGACATAATCTATATTCAAAGAATCATataaactattattataattggAGTTTGCTA
This window contains:
- the PUP2 gene encoding proteasome core particle subunit alpha 5 (similar to Saccharomyces cerevisiae YGR253C | PUP2 | PUtative Proteasome subunit), producing the protein MFLTRSEYDRGVSTFSPEGRLFQVEYSLEAIKLGSTAIGITTSEGIVLGVEKRVTSPLLESSSIEKIMEVDRHIGCAMSGLTADARSMIEHARVSAVTHNLYYDEDIPVESLTQSVCDLALRFGEGASGEERLMSRPFGVALLIAGFDKDAGYQLYHAEPSGTFYRYNAKAIGSGNEGAQSELQNEYHSSLTLKEAEVLVLKILKQVMEEKLDEHNTQLSSVTKENGFRVYTDEETKKVIEVLKEQEQQQEQERNDNEGDVEMN
- the GCN5 gene encoding histone acetyltransferase GCN5 (similar to Saccharomyces cerevisiae YGR252W | GCN5 | General Control Nonderepressible) — encoded protein: MARFKRKFNVKENPNLTSVQVKNEQDDAVSDMIILNKKKFKSENEHAITAKVPKHKEEGKNEDQDTEEGKETKEGERVQKESMSPSTIPSVDLHLKAERKTENSEGYAKVLEENSVDKNSKLNSKPKNNSSPSKKQNIAPQEKDMLDDPRYEEKEEVEIEPEREGTIANGPLVISPTKKDEKKQKDEKEGAKNVDSLKEENNTVDMNEIEIDRENGITIFEFDGIKLKYKERSSVIEEKMGLIEFRVVNNDNTKENMMVLTGLKNIFQKQLPKMPKEYIARLVYDRSHLSMAIIRKPLTVVGGITYKPFNDREFAEIVFCAISSTEQVRGYGAHLMNHLKDYVRATSPIKYFLTYADNYAIGYFKKQGFTKEITLDRRVWMGYIKDYEGGTLMQCSMLPRVRYLDAAKILLLQEAAIKKKIRTKSKSHIIRPGLKQFRDLQNIRPIDPLSIPGLKEAGWTPEIDELAKRPKRGTHYAAMQNILTELQNHNAAWPFLQPVNKEEVHDYYEFIKEPMDLSTMETKLEANRYGKMEEFIYDARLIFNNCRAYNGENTSYFKYANKLEKFFNSKIKEFPEYEDLL
- the ATG7 gene encoding Atg7p (similar to Saccharomyces cerevisiae YHR171W | ATG7 | AuTophaGy related); amino-acid sequence: MTTIKFTPGFKCFMETSFYSRLREIKLNNLKLSDEYISLNGDIADTSSILTLNSNNFEECNHGLSDHLKMNGVLKNFNTEQEFITLNKLEFLKHYCIDNIWNTNDIQLIINSFVLITFADLKKYTLLYWVAFPVFQIEGLTFEITSKEVFKGCEDDDECIKFIIENPSVWCFLQDEETKGCENFLMNEVCNTLSTKIVCVRNTLSEITYPPSYLKSVLSLLHKNSPHIKSLKLKIISGNGNIIKYDVNLMLHTIDNDGKKSPPAVKVTGWERNNRGKLGPKFIDLSTLLDPLKMNEQSVDLNLKLMKWRIEPDLNLDIIKSKKVLLLGAGTLGCYVARTLLSWGVRNFTFVDNGRVSHSNPVRQSLFNFEDVGQWKAEAAAKNLKKIFPQLNTESYVLDIPMIGHPPTNEGKQKKDYEKLYQLFQQNDAIFLLVDSRETRWLPTVMGKSFTDKGHEKIIINAAIGFNSYLVMRHGNFEDKLGCYFCNDVVAPNDSLSDRTLDQMCTVTRPGCALMASSLAVELFVSYLQKNVLGEPQHQIRGFLNDFSMIKLHTPSYECCSACSLEIVEEYKRRGWDFVLSALKNYKVVEELSGLADVQREMEKKLESINFGDSDDDEFVTID